The following are encoded together in the Capsulimonas corticalis genome:
- a CDS encoding fatty acid desaturase family protein, with protein sequence MTQPLPPLSQLGEDLTRITIRQRVWGLAVPFLCVAAYAGFAGARWWPAAVLALMYLSFVTYGSISHDLVHRNLGMSRRWNDRMLCAIELLTLRSGHAYRLVHLHHHARFPHEDDLEGRAARMSLLGALVDGVTLQPRVWFWAIRRAKRDRAWIIGEGLGVMALASAAIALWPVTSAPLVYAVLIVMGSWIIPVITAYIPHDAAGRSPLFQTRLFRGRVASIVALEHLYHLEHHLYPSVPHQKWPELARRLDPYFDRAGVVPITLTPFRKRSAT encoded by the coding sequence ATGACACAGCCGCTGCCTCCGCTTTCGCAATTGGGGGAGGATCTGACGCGGATCACGATTCGTCAGCGGGTCTGGGGGCTGGCGGTTCCGTTTCTTTGCGTCGCTGCTTATGCGGGGTTTGCGGGGGCGCGCTGGTGGCCGGCGGCGGTGCTGGCGCTGATGTATCTGAGCTTTGTCACGTATGGGTCGATCTCCCACGATCTGGTGCATCGCAATTTGGGGATGTCGCGGCGATGGAATGATCGAATGCTGTGCGCGATTGAGCTGCTGACGCTGCGCAGCGGTCATGCTTATCGCCTGGTTCACCTGCACCACCATGCGCGGTTTCCGCATGAGGATGATTTGGAGGGCCGCGCGGCGCGGATGTCGCTGCTGGGGGCGCTGGTCGATGGCGTGACTCTCCAGCCGCGCGTGTGGTTCTGGGCGATCCGCCGGGCGAAGCGGGACCGCGCTTGGATTATTGGGGAGGGGCTGGGCGTGATGGCGCTGGCGAGCGCCGCGATTGCGCTGTGGCCGGTCACGTCGGCGCCGCTGGTCTACGCCGTGCTGATCGTCATGGGAAGCTGGATCATTCCGGTGATCACGGCGTATATTCCCCACGACGCCGCGGGACGGTCGCCGCTGTTTCAGACCCGGCTCTTCCGAGGGCGCGTGGCGTCGATCGTCGCCCTGGAGCACCTATATCATCTGGAGCATCATCTGTATCCGTCGGTTCCGCATCAAAAATGGCCGGAGTTGGCGCGGCGCTTGGATCCCTATTTCGACAGAGCCGGAGTCGTTCCCATCACGCTGACGCCGTTCCGGAAACGGAGCGCGACATGA
- a CDS encoding GNAT family N-acetyltransferase, giving the protein MNIQVVPAAYTMKPVLRRLLELYEYDASEFDHRDLDAQGLYGYRYLDHYWTEEGRYAFFIRVSDALAGFALVRTLDSPPGPAVYSMAEFFVLRKYRRAGVGRAAARQLFDRFHGRWSVSQEANNLPAQQFWKRVIGEYSHGAYEESRADTGPLLLFDSSEISGQAE; this is encoded by the coding sequence ATGAACATCCAAGTCGTCCCCGCCGCTTACACGATGAAGCCGGTTCTGAGGCGCCTGCTAGAGCTTTACGAGTACGACGCCAGCGAGTTCGACCACCGTGACCTCGACGCCCAGGGGCTTTACGGCTACCGATATTTGGACCACTACTGGACGGAAGAAGGCCGATACGCCTTCTTTATTCGCGTTAGCGACGCTTTGGCCGGCTTTGCCCTCGTCCGGACGCTCGATTCCCCGCCCGGGCCGGCGGTATACAGCATGGCCGAATTTTTCGTCCTTCGAAAATATCGCCGCGCGGGCGTTGGCCGCGCGGCGGCCCGCCAGTTGTTCGATAGATTCCATGGCCGCTGGAGCGTCTCCCAGGAGGCGAACAATCTGCCTGCCCAGCAGTTCTGGAAGCGAGTGATCGGGGAGTATTCACACGGAGCGTACGAGGAAAGCCGGGCCGACACGGGGCCTTTGCTGCTATTCGACTCTTCGGAGATTTCAGGACAAGCCGAATGA
- a CDS encoding class I SAM-dependent methyltransferase — protein MRAVAHREKYQMTHSDEKLDGQSATRRVYEDIEVARAFTKKTLENRQIEVPPHLRTFAESLAGPRLIDLGCGPGIHAQQFADLGFAVTAIDYSEAMIQIARERSSRERSSSDNPAFLRLDMREIGTAFAAQSFDGAWISASLIHVPESDVPTFLHDLHRILTPSGRTRISLKMGPQGPQMIHDDKYGIGIERQFIFWQEDNFAALLREANFTIDHIETAQGGMTGNSPTTWIIFSAHTNAG, from the coding sequence GTGCGCGCCGTCGCCCATAGAGAAAAATATCAGATGACACACTCGGACGAAAAACTCGACGGACAATCCGCCACGCGACGGGTCTACGAAGACATCGAAGTGGCGCGAGCGTTTACAAAGAAGACCTTGGAGAACCGTCAGATTGAAGTCCCTCCTCATCTTCGGACATTCGCGGAAAGTCTCGCCGGACCCCGCCTCATCGATCTCGGCTGCGGCCCCGGCATACACGCGCAGCAATTCGCAGATCTGGGATTTGCAGTCACCGCCATCGATTATTCCGAAGCCATGATCCAAATCGCCAGGGAAAGATCGTCAAGGGAAAGATCGTCATCGGACAACCCAGCGTTCCTCCGTTTAGACATGCGAGAGATCGGAACAGCTTTCGCCGCCCAATCCTTCGACGGCGCGTGGATCTCCGCCTCTCTCATTCACGTCCCCGAAAGCGATGTCCCTACCTTCCTCCATGACTTACATCGTATCCTCACGCCCAGCGGCCGCACGCGGATCTCGCTTAAGATGGGGCCGCAGGGTCCGCAAATGATCCACGACGACAAATACGGCATAGGCATCGAACGACAGTTCATCTTCTGGCAGGAAGATAACTTCGCGGCCCTGCTCCGCGAAGCCAATTTCACCATCGATCACATAGAAACGGCGCAGGGCGGCATGACCGGAAACAGCCCCACCACCTGGATTATCTTCAGCGCCCACACGAATGCCGGATGA
- a CDS encoding winged helix DNA-binding domain-containing protein, with product MPADTITQTELNRALLARQWLLRREPATALAAIEHLAALQAQEAKPPYVGLWTRLESFAREDLNALLRARLAVRATMMRATIHLMSARDFLEWRTAIQPVLTGGMQSVLKDRMADVDMAALLAGAREFFGNAPSTFDDLRNAYAAADPECDTRALAYAVRLHLPLVMAPTDAPWGYPSAAQFTLVETWLGAHPSPAEAQDDLALRYLAAFGPASVADFQTWSGLKGAKAIFERLRHQLQAFRDERKRELFDIPNAPRPEAGDAAPARFLPEFDSALLAHADRSRVIADEYRPLVVTKNLRVLATFLVDGYVAGTWTTERKKRSATLILKPFAPLPQAVKEELSAEGHRLLRFMEEDAETCDVQISSGYERSQEPETPA from the coding sequence ATGCCGGCGGACACAATCACTCAGACGGAACTGAACCGCGCCCTGCTCGCCCGGCAGTGGCTGCTGCGCCGGGAGCCGGCGACGGCGCTGGCGGCGATCGAGCATCTGGCCGCTTTGCAGGCGCAGGAGGCGAAGCCGCCGTATGTGGGGCTGTGGACGCGCCTGGAGTCGTTTGCGCGCGAGGATCTGAATGCGCTGCTGCGCGCGCGTTTGGCCGTGCGGGCCACGATGATGCGCGCGACGATTCATTTGATGAGCGCCCGCGACTTTCTGGAGTGGCGCACCGCGATCCAGCCGGTCCTGACCGGCGGCATGCAGTCGGTCCTGAAAGATCGGATGGCGGACGTGGACATGGCGGCGCTTCTCGCCGGAGCGCGCGAGTTCTTCGGGAACGCGCCCAGCACGTTTGACGATCTGCGCAATGCCTACGCGGCGGCGGACCCGGAATGCGACACACGCGCGCTCGCCTACGCCGTCCGCCTGCACCTTCCCCTGGTTATGGCCCCGACCGACGCGCCCTGGGGCTACCCTTCGGCGGCGCAGTTCACGCTCGTGGAGACCTGGCTCGGCGCTCATCCCTCTCCCGCCGAGGCGCAGGACGATCTTGCCCTGCGTTACCTCGCGGCGTTCGGCCCCGCCTCCGTCGCGGATTTCCAAACCTGGTCCGGACTCAAGGGCGCCAAGGCGATCTTTGAGAGGCTCCGCCACCAGCTTCAAGCCTTCCGTGACGAGCGCAAGCGCGAGCTGTTCGACATTCCCAATGCCCCGCGCCCTGAAGCCGGCGACGCCGCGCCGGCGCGCTTTCTCCCCGAATTTGACAGCGCCTTACTGGCTCACGCCGACCGATCGCGCGTCATCGCCGACGAATATCGCCCGCTCGTCGTCACAAAGAACCTGCGCGTCCTGGCGACGTTCCTGGTGGACGGGTATGTCGCGGGCACATGGACCACCGAGCGAAAAAAGCGTTCGGCGACCTTGATCCTCAAGCCGTTCGCCCCGCTTCCTCAGGCAGTGAAAGAAGAATTGTCCGCCGAAGGCCATAGGCTCCTGCGCTTTATGGAGGAAGATGCGGAAACGTGTGACGTCCAGATTTCAAGCGGATATGAACGATCACAGGAGCCCGAAACGCCTGCATAA
- a CDS encoding nuclear transport factor 2 family protein, with protein MRKHWAAAVFLLLSVTATSQARNDDAGVRKELNASYHRMDQALSGSGGQQLISAIDDTLAKGPYRDELMLRAKHTMAAGGDKERVRTIQIKTTITKLAVSGNVALVNIFQKGDLIQKDMTGEFGPKGATHHLTGGGYYLDKWVKQAGKWRLLSETFQNETMFVDGKKMPSPSN; from the coding sequence ATGCGAAAACATTGGGCAGCCGCAGTTTTCTTACTGCTATCGGTAACAGCGACATCCCAGGCGCGAAATGACGATGCGGGAGTACGAAAAGAGTTGAACGCGAGCTATCATCGCATGGATCAGGCTTTGAGCGGAAGCGGAGGTCAGCAGCTAATCTCCGCGATCGACGATACTCTGGCGAAAGGTCCATACCGTGATGAGCTGATGCTCAGAGCAAAGCACACCATGGCGGCTGGCGGAGATAAAGAGAGAGTACGCACCATCCAGATAAAAACCACGATTACGAAGCTGGCGGTATCTGGCAATGTCGCTCTCGTAAATATCTTTCAAAAAGGCGACCTCATACAAAAAGACATGACTGGAGAGTTCGGGCCTAAAGGGGCGACACATCATCTGACAGGCGGCGGCTATTATTTGGATAAATGGGTGAAGCAAGCGGGAAAATGGCGTCTGCTCAGTGAGACTTTCCAAAACGAGACGATGTTTGTTGACGGCAAAAAGATGCCCTCGCCCAGCAACTAA
- a CDS encoding right-handed parallel beta-helix repeat-containing protein has translation MNSLFTNSLKTLAAGLVLAASAHSALATGLAHTYVSGTGNDSNAGDRTTPCATFQAALANTLPGGVITALDAGDYGPVNITQAVTIDGSGVQASIVISSSSGTGITVNTASSDTIILRHLSITGLPGTYTGIIAYAGNMVIDDCKISGFPTYGLKVGGVSTAVVDNTIITGNYEGIRANSTGMVSLRNVTLQGNHSALECEGGPLDISHSHITQNVTIGLYAFGSTLTASDCMISGNGTGVFADTNSVIRLIDNDILNNTIGIDTTGPGTVSTSGNNHKAGNGTPGAPTPGKAIVQQ, from the coding sequence ATGAATTCTCTCTTCACGAACAGCCTCAAAACCCTGGCGGCCGGCTTAGTCCTCGCCGCGTCGGCGCACTCAGCGCTGGCGACCGGCCTGGCTCACACCTATGTATCCGGCACGGGAAATGACAGCAACGCCGGCGACCGCACCACGCCGTGCGCCACGTTCCAGGCGGCGCTCGCCAACACGCTGCCGGGCGGCGTCATCACTGCGCTGGACGCCGGGGATTACGGGCCGGTGAATATTACCCAGGCCGTGACGATTGACGGTTCCGGGGTGCAGGCAAGCATCGTGATCTCCAGCAGTTCGGGCACAGGCATTACGGTCAATACCGCGTCTTCCGACACGATTATTCTGCGCCACCTCTCGATCACCGGCCTGCCCGGGACATACACCGGGATCATCGCCTACGCCGGGAATATGGTTATCGACGACTGCAAGATTTCCGGATTTCCAACTTATGGACTGAAAGTGGGCGGCGTCAGCACGGCGGTGGTGGATAACACGATCATTACCGGCAACTATGAGGGAATTCGGGCGAACAGCACGGGCATGGTGTCCCTGCGCAATGTCACGCTGCAAGGCAACCATAGCGCCCTGGAATGCGAAGGGGGACCGCTTGACATCAGTCATTCTCACATTACTCAGAACGTGACGATTGGCCTGTATGCCTTTGGCAGTACGCTGACTGCATCGGACTGCATGATTTCTGGAAATGGGACCGGGGTCTTTGCAGACACGAACTCAGTGATCCGTTTGATCGACAACGATATTCTCAACAACACCATTGGCATCGACACGACTGGCCCCGGCACAGTCTCCACATCCGGCAACAACCACAAGGCGGGCAATGGGACGCCGGGCGCTCCGACCCCCGGCAAAGCCATCGTCCAGCAATAA
- a CDS encoding SMI1/KNR4 family protein, translated as MTYLSLTGSDTRMDSRNSVLVNPLPQRCERCHFPDIDFVPQPYRLIDARTKNPNDLAPAELGNFLVRQRAKDVLEIVIPGQCAFYPTVLRKTGEQSSWFLAVPNGWIDTGQAKADIERCSACGEPKSAHWGSQYDYSQTLAPVSGDAEIFKAAHWSSSVREWSKDWTEQDWIYRHLLISPRLYHLLKQLKLKGLVEATCGSETKPTSADQQWIAKKRALLIEQGRRTEPPSESKRSSLATIYSGQASNRPAPPRSYLEFVTAHGPKSYFHVDEQEGFTVQLLEPSDLDYVHYRRGVLRSEDEETNEIDGVMFAETLHGDCLCFDFSGDVTEPSVVIYLHEMNYFEPYAANFTECLQRLEGVGSSETSERSRINKTL; from the coding sequence ATGACATATCTTTCCCTCACGGGCTCCGACACGCGCATGGATTCGCGGAACAGCGTACTCGTCAACCCTCTCCCGCAGCGATGTGAGCGATGCCATTTCCCAGATATCGATTTCGTACCGCAGCCGTATCGCTTGATTGACGCCAGAACGAAAAATCCAAACGACCTGGCCCCCGCCGAATTAGGCAATTTCCTCGTCAGGCAGCGCGCCAAGGACGTTCTGGAAATCGTCATTCCCGGTCAATGCGCTTTTTATCCGACGGTCCTGCGCAAAACTGGCGAGCAATCCTCCTGGTTTTTAGCCGTTCCCAATGGATGGATCGATACCGGACAAGCGAAGGCGGATATCGAACGATGCTCCGCATGCGGCGAGCCAAAGTCCGCGCATTGGGGTTCACAATACGATTATTCCCAAACGCTTGCTCCAGTCTCCGGCGACGCGGAGATTTTCAAGGCGGCGCATTGGAGCTCCAGCGTTCGGGAGTGGTCGAAAGATTGGACGGAGCAAGATTGGATTTATCGGCATCTGCTGATTTCACCCAGACTATATCATCTGCTAAAGCAGCTTAAGCTCAAAGGTCTGGTAGAGGCGACCTGCGGATCGGAGACCAAGCCAACATCCGCGGACCAGCAATGGATTGCCAAGAAGAGAGCGCTGCTGATCGAACAGGGGCGGCGCACGGAACCGCCGTCGGAGAGTAAACGCAGCAGCCTTGCGACGATCTACTCGGGCCAGGCTTCGAATCGCCCCGCCCCGCCGCGCTCCTATCTTGAGTTTGTCACAGCGCACGGGCCGAAATCGTACTTCCATGTGGATGAACAAGAAGGCTTCACCGTTCAATTGCTTGAGCCCAGCGATCTCGATTACGTCCATTATCGCCGTGGCGTATTGAGATCGGAGGATGAAGAAACAAACGAGATCGACGGCGTCATGTTTGCCGAGACGCTGCACGGCGACTGTCTTTGCTTTGACTTTAGCGGCGACGTAACCGAGCCCTCCGTCGTCATCTATCTTCACGAAATGAACTATTTTGAGCCGTACGCCGCGAACTTCACCGAATGCCTGCAACGTCTCGAAGGCGTCGGAAGCTCCGAGACATCGGAAAGGTCTCGGATAAACAAGACATTATGA
- a CDS encoding DUF4272 domain-containing protein has translation MTTLINIYSTLGAPPAPDFPHALLGSRGHGEPALAGHLNGFGGYVRNRSETMTQTLYHVLLHIERTRNQFSMNVEDADLAALAHWARRANGILFTPDGAVRDSEGRILVGANGESDPAAQVPYPADAAERKARTNATLTASGVPTARSLPPLISAEEVQLRTPSEVALRSLGLFIPCVRAESLNENDPLPIAELRNRCPVGFEGLTPAERHFLFAASPIKQDIINFAWRYEALAVLQWALRLSDSLPWPSQICDVPQAARGALDNNTKAFVQSATLRPAAEILDALDLHYRLHWAVTEARVQRQAPPANVNASVVKERHHALNWLVRFQNSDWDDVDTPT, from the coding sequence ATGACTACACTTATCAACATTTACTCGACGTTAGGCGCCCCGCCCGCTCCCGACTTCCCGCATGCGCTTCTGGGGAGCCGCGGCCACGGCGAACCCGCGCTGGCCGGCCACCTCAACGGCTTCGGCGGATACGTTCGAAACCGAAGCGAGACGATGACGCAGACGCTCTACCATGTGCTCCTCCATATCGAGCGCACACGGAATCAATTCAGCATGAATGTGGAGGACGCGGATCTGGCTGCGCTCGCGCATTGGGCGCGCCGCGCGAACGGGATCTTGTTCACACCGGACGGCGCGGTGCGCGACTCCGAAGGGCGTATCCTCGTCGGCGCCAATGGCGAAAGCGATCCCGCAGCGCAGGTCCCCTATCCGGCGGACGCCGCCGAACGCAAGGCGCGCACCAATGCGACCCTCACCGCATCCGGCGTTCCCACGGCGCGCTCGCTGCCGCCGCTCATCAGCGCCGAGGAAGTCCAACTGCGCACGCCGTCCGAGGTCGCCCTGAGATCGCTGGGTCTGTTCATTCCCTGCGTACGCGCCGAATCCCTGAATGAGAACGACCCGCTCCCCATCGCCGAGTTAAGAAACCGCTGTCCCGTCGGCTTTGAAGGTCTGACGCCGGCGGAGCGCCACTTTCTCTTTGCCGCCTCCCCAATCAAACAGGACATCATCAACTTCGCCTGGCGCTACGAAGCGCTGGCCGTCCTCCAGTGGGCGCTCCGCTTATCGGACAGCCTCCCCTGGCCGTCGCAAATCTGCGATGTGCCCCAAGCCGCGCGCGGCGCGCTGGACAACAACACAAAAGCATTTGTCCAATCCGCCACCCTGCGCCCCGCCGCAGAGATCCTCGACGCGCTCGACCTCCACTACCGTCTGCACTGGGCCGTTACAGAAGCCCGCGTCCAGCGGCAAGCGCCCCCGGCAAACGTGAATGCGAGCGTGGTCAAGGAACGCCACCACGCCCTCAACTGGCTGGTTCGATTCCAAAACAGCGACTGGGACGATGTCGACACGCCGACGTAA
- a CDS encoding ADP-ribosylglycohydrolase family protein: protein MQEDPHISRLDRAFASLEGVSVGDAFGSLFFNLPEIVEPKIERRETPEGVWLFTDDTMMALSVYNMLRDQGAVLPDLLAADFAARYDNTRGYGPTMHGLLADIAVWPSRWRTLAGAQFGGRGSFGNGSAMRVAPIGAYFADDLGKVAEQAELSSITTHTNSEAIAGAVAVAVGAAIAASLSGGGRPGRAEFLSAVIAHVPDSEVRARLRLARDMDDGASVRHAVAVLGNGVGISAQDTVPFSLWCAGERLDSYEEALWLTVSGLGDRDTTCAIVGGVVACYTGADGIPAEWRRRREPLPDWR, encoded by the coding sequence ATGCAAGAAGACCCGCATATTTCGCGACTTGATCGGGCGTTCGCGTCGCTTGAAGGCGTGAGCGTCGGCGATGCGTTCGGCAGCCTTTTCTTCAATTTGCCGGAGATCGTTGAGCCGAAGATCGAGCGGCGCGAGACTCCGGAGGGAGTTTGGCTGTTTACGGACGATACGATGATGGCGCTGTCCGTCTACAATATGCTGCGCGATCAAGGGGCGGTCCTGCCGGACTTGCTGGCGGCGGACTTCGCCGCGCGTTACGACAACACGCGGGGGTATGGCCCGACGATGCATGGGCTGCTTGCCGATATCGCCGTTTGGCCGTCGCGATGGCGTACGCTGGCCGGCGCGCAGTTCGGCGGCCGAGGATCGTTTGGCAACGGCTCCGCGATGCGCGTTGCCCCGATCGGAGCATACTTTGCGGACGATCTGGGCAAGGTGGCGGAGCAGGCCGAGCTGTCGTCGATCACCACGCATACGAATTCCGAAGCCATCGCGGGTGCGGTCGCCGTTGCGGTGGGCGCGGCGATTGCCGCAAGTCTTTCGGGCGGCGGCCGGCCAGGGCGCGCCGAATTTCTGAGCGCCGTCATCGCGCACGTTCCCGACAGCGAAGTGCGCGCGCGTCTGCGCCTGGCGCGGGATATGGACGACGGCGCGTCCGTGCGCCACGCCGTTGCGGTGCTCGGCAACGGCGTCGGCATCTCGGCCCAGGACACCGTCCCCTTCAGCCTCTGGTGCGCGGGCGAGCGCCTGGACAGCTACGAAGAAGCGCTCTGGCTGACCGTCTCCGGCCTCGGCGACCGCGACACCACATGCGCCATTGTCGGCGGCGTTGTCGCCTGCTATACCGGCGCCGACGGCATCCCCGCCGAATGGCGCCGCCGACGCGAACCGCTGCCCGATTGGAGATAG
- a CDS encoding MBL fold metallo-hydrolase has translation MIGAWVRRLAWRPLEAAFRRTPLVPLRAQVTEPVPGVLCIRIDNLVTKAVSRLGGGYDYSVSYVIDRALIVDTGFPWARQCLDQTLKRLGMGAAITAVVNTHHHEDHVGNNDLFAATTALYAHPLALAEIRYPSERAWYRNFMFGPPTSSRARPIPETVSTGERIFTVLHTPGHSPDHVCLYEPSEGWLFSGDLYIAADIDSQLREVDGPAWIRSLEQVIALRPRCLFDAHGLTLTDAESVEEILTRKRDFLLGLQGRVREAEATARSLAEVVAFVFDQKSAVNHLSFHDGWLALLTGSDMSRTHLVRSFLAQETDETQHHHGQPQ, from the coding sequence ATGATCGGCGCATGGGTCCGCCGCCTCGCCTGGCGTCCGCTGGAAGCGGCTTTTCGACGCACGCCGCTTGTGCCGCTCCGAGCGCAGGTCACCGAACCGGTCCCCGGCGTCCTCTGCATTCGAATCGATAACCTTGTGACGAAGGCCGTGTCGCGTCTGGGCGGAGGATACGATTACTCGGTGAGTTACGTGATCGACCGCGCTCTGATCGTGGATACCGGGTTCCCCTGGGCGCGCCAATGCCTGGACCAGACATTGAAGCGACTGGGGATGGGCGCCGCCATCACCGCCGTCGTGAACACGCATCACCATGAAGACCATGTTGGAAACAACGATCTGTTTGCGGCGACGACCGCGCTCTACGCCCACCCGCTCGCCCTCGCGGAGATCCGCTACCCATCGGAGCGCGCCTGGTATCGAAACTTTATGTTCGGACCGCCAACCAGCTCCCGCGCCCGCCCGATCCCGGAAACCGTGAGTACGGGCGAGCGCATCTTCACCGTTCTGCACACGCCCGGCCACTCCCCGGACCATGTGTGTCTTTACGAACCGTCGGAGGGCTGGCTGTTCAGCGGAGATCTCTATATCGCCGCCGACATCGACAGCCAGCTCCGCGAAGTCGACGGCCCCGCCTGGATCCGCAGTCTGGAGCAGGTAATCGCGCTGCGCCCCCGATGCCTCTTTGACGCCCATGGACTTACCCTCACGGACGCCGAAAGCGTCGAGGAAATTCTTACGCGCAAGCGCGACTTTCTGCTCGGGCTGCAAGGCCGGGTCCGTGAAGCCGAGGCCACCGCGCGCTCCCTCGCGGAAGTCGTCGCGTTCGTCTTCGATCAGAAGAGCGCCGTGAACCATCTCTCGTTCCACGACGGCTGGCTGGCGCTGCTCACCGGCTCGGACATGTCCCGCACGCATCTTGTACGCTCCTTTCTGGCGCAGGAGACAGACGAAACTCAACACCATCACGGACAACCTCAATGA
- a CDS encoding DUF302 domain-containing protein, translating to MTTDRLIEAFQSHGMQIFARIDQAEAARKSGLEMRPMELVLFGNPAAGTPLMVEYPSLAIDLPLKALVWEDAEGVVWVSYNSPEYLQQRHGLPAPPFGPTAALIEAAIRREGQP from the coding sequence ATGACCACTGACCGCCTCATCGAAGCCTTTCAATCTCACGGGATGCAGATCTTCGCCCGGATTGATCAGGCGGAGGCCGCGCGCAAGAGCGGTTTGGAGATGCGGCCGATGGAATTGGTTCTCTTCGGCAATCCGGCGGCGGGAACGCCGCTGATGGTCGAGTATCCGTCGCTGGCGATCGACTTGCCGCTGAAGGCGCTTGTCTGGGAGGACGCCGAGGGAGTGGTTTGGGTCAGTTACAATAGCCCCGAGTATCTCCAGCAGCGGCACGGGCTGCCGGCGCCGCCCTTCGGCCCCACTGCCGCGCTGATTGAGGCGGCGATCCGCCGTGAAGGTCAGCCTTGA
- a CDS encoding TlpA family protein disulfide reductase, producing the protein MNRSLRALLPALALTLLAVAPTLAKRDEMPPLPAGVLAPDFTVAGWTGAKVHLADYRGKIVVLDFWASWCPPCNAAMPHLQSILDQYKSDIVVLALCVQDSPDDASKWIRSHPYTFNYALDTSGDSDKYSPIMDDYHVWGIPTTYIIDQNGSIADGHVTMSEQEIVTAIRALGAQTETERVKPERLSALRSSLQDGERAFTGVITGKSDDNLTLQMDATAILHPTGEVEEFDKPRKKKILITKTTRLQTGKTDATQTSIDIGAHVNVIGVDHGVGKSFTARVVMIYK; encoded by the coding sequence ATGAACCGATCTTTGCGCGCCCTTTTACCGGCGCTCGCGCTCACGCTGCTGGCGGTCGCGCCCACATTGGCGAAACGGGATGAAATGCCGCCGCTGCCGGCGGGCGTTCTCGCCCCCGACTTCACGGTGGCCGGCTGGACGGGGGCGAAGGTCCACCTTGCCGACTATCGCGGCAAGATCGTCGTGCTGGATTTCTGGGCGTCCTGGTGTCCGCCCTGCAACGCGGCGATGCCGCATCTGCAAAGCATTCTGGATCAGTACAAGTCCGACATCGTCGTGCTGGCTCTTTGCGTGCAGGATTCGCCCGACGACGCCAGCAAGTGGATCCGCTCGCACCCCTATACGTTCAACTACGCCCTGGACACCAGCGGCGATTCCGACAAGTACAGTCCGATCATGGACGATTATCACGTCTGGGGGATTCCCACGACGTATATCATCGATCAAAACGGGAGTATCGCCGACGGCCACGTCACGATGAGCGAACAGGAGATCGTCACGGCGATCCGCGCGCTGGGCGCGCAGACGGAAACGGAGCGCGTCAAACCGGAGCGGCTGAGCGCGCTCCGATCGTCGCTTCAGGACGGCGAGCGGGCCTTCACGGGCGTCATCACCGGAAAATCCGACGACAACCTTACCTTGCAGATGGACGCAACCGCCATTTTGCATCCGACCGGCGAGGTGGAGGAGTTCGACAAGCCGCGCAAGAAGAAAATCCTCATCACGAAGACCACGCGCCTGCAAACCGGAAAAACCGACGCCACGCAGACCAGCATCGATATCGGCGCGCACGTCAATGTCATCGGCGTGGACCACGGCGTCGGCAAAAGCTTCACCGCCCGCGTCGTCATGATTTACAAATAA